A stretch of DNA from Candidatus Hydrogenedentota bacterium:
GAAAAACATGGCCGAACTTCGGGCAATCGCCGAGCGCACCACGGCGGGCAAGAAGCGGCGTTACGTGATGCACTTCTTGAAAAGTCCCGTCGAACTCGTTGGCGCGGCGCGGGTCGAATCGATTCGGCTCGAGCACAACCGGCTCGAAGGCAAGCCGTTCCAAACGCGCGCGGCGGGCACGGGTACGTTCGAGGAATTGGCATGCGGGCTGGTGTTTCGTAGCGTGGGCTATCGCGGCGTTCCGGTGCCGGGCGTTCCGTTCGACGCTGCGCGGGGACTGATTCCGAACGCGGCGGGCCGCGTACTCGACGGCGCGTCGGCCGTCTCCGGATTGTACGTTGCGGGATGGATTAAGCGCGGGCCCAGCGGCGTCATCGGCACGAATAAGCCCGACAGCCAGGAAACCGTCGCGTCATTGATCGCTGATTCCGCAACGCTTGCGCCGTGTGCGATTCCCGACACCGGGGCATTGCGAGGACTCCTCGGCCAACGCGGTATTCGCTCCGTTTCCTATGCCGACTGGAAACGAATCGACGCCGCCGAAATCGAACGCGGCCAGGCTAAGGGAAAGCCGCGGGAGAAGTTCGCGCGAATCGGCGAAATGTTGGAAGTTTTCTAGTGGTCTGCGTCATTTGAATTTGGCGGTCCCAGTCACGTGGAATACCGCCCGGCACGGAGACCGGGCGCTACAATCGTCAACAAAATCGATTGACGGGAACCACTAATGGTTCATACCATTTGTCTTTGACGGTGCATTCGGCGCTGCTTTTGGAACTGGAATCTCAAGTCTCAGATTTGAAATCTCAAACGGAAGAGGAGATCGGGAGTCAGGAGTCCAATGGAGTAGCGACATGTTTCCGCACGTAATGGACGCAAGGCATATCAGAGGTTATACCGTCTGGGTTCGATTCGATGACGGATCGGAAGGTGAAATTGACCTCTTGGACGCCCTTGACGGAACGGTGTTCGAGCCATTGCGTGACGTGCGCTTTTTCCGGCAGTTCTTAATCGATGGCAATACGCTTGCATGGCCAAACGGTGTGGACTTTGCGCCCGAGTTTCTGTATGAGCGGCTGAAAAACCGAGTGCATGAATGAATCGCACGCTGTCGAAGACACTACTAATAGCGTCTTGCACACCTGCCCTACACGCTTTTCCGAAGGAGCTTGGACGGGTCATGCTCCGGTCGAAGCTCGTCGGACGTTCAATCGCTATATCGCTCCTTCACACGATCCGTTCCATCCTCTCACCACGTCAGCCATTCGATTCCATTCGCCGATGCTTTGAACTTGCGTGCGCGGATGGAGGAACCTTCGCCTTCTTCGTAGTAGACGATGAGTATTGATCCGTCATTGAGCGTGACCATGCTGGGGTAGGCGCCGCCGACGGAATCGACGGACACGTTCTGGCTCCAGGTGGCGCAGTCGTCGAGCGAGTAGTGCAGGCTGGTGTTTGGGATGCGGTGTGCGATGAGCACGATGCCGTCCGGCGTTCGGTGCAAGTATGGGCAGTGGCCGGGGAATCCCATCGGTACGGACACGCTCCACGTCTTTCCGCCGTCGGTGGATTTTGAAAAGCGCATGCTCTCCTTTTCGGTTCGCTGCGCCGCGTAGAGAGCACCGTCTTTCAATTCGATGATGTCGGTTTCGGCGTCGAGCCGCAGTCCGCCGTTGGGAATGTCATAGGGGTGTGACCAGGTTTGGCCTTTGTCGGTGGAGATCGTCACAGCACCCCATGCGTCGCCGCTGTCTTCGAGGTAGAGTCCGAGAATCAGATTTCCATTCGAGAGCTCGCGGATCGGCGCGCTGCAATAGTAGGTGCTGACGAGACGCGGCGCGGACCACGTCTTGCCCGCGTCCGCGGATTCGACGATGTACGATCCGAGTCCGCGATATCCGCCGTCGGCCTTTTTGCGCAGCGAAAAGAAACTGCAGAGGATGCGTCCGTCGCTCAGTTGCACGACGGAGGGATCGCGGTCATCGTCCTCGGTATCGACGACGGTTTCCGCGGCGCTCCACGTGCGGCCTTCGTCGGACGAGTAGCATGCCGACGCGCGCCCTCCCTTCGGCAGGGCGTCGTTTGGCAACGACACGTGACCGTAGCCGGCGTAGAAGATCGCCATGAGGCGGCCGTCCTTGAGGCGGCACACGTCGGGAAACGCTTCGTACGCACCGGCCCCTGCGTCGCGGCAGACATAGACGAATTCCTTGTCCGCGACGAGTGGTGGAGTGTCTTGAGCAGCCGCCGACAAATTTGCCGCAAGCGCGACAACAATAGCCGCGGATACGGTATATGACAGGATATTCATTCGATAGCGCCCCCTATTGTTTACTCTGGTGCTGTGAGTACTTTTCAAATGTATGTTCGCGAGCCAGGAGCAAATTGAGAAGCTTCGTATGCTGGAACAGTTTGGTCCGCCCCTTCTTACGTTCCGCCAGTACACCCGCAGCAGCAAGTTTCCGCAGGTACGAAGAGGCGGTGTCGCGTGCCGCGATCCCGGAATCGATGAGGTTGCCGATTCGAATATACGGTTGGCTGAACATGAGTTCCAGTAATTCGTGCGTGTAGATGCCCGGGAGTATCGCTTTAAGATGTTCGCGGGTATGGTCCAGCAGTTCCTGAACCGCAAGGATACGGCGCGACGTCCACGTCGCGGTCACCTCGATAGCGTCCAACATATAAAGTATCCACGGTTCCCATGCACCGCGTTCGGTGACGGCACGAATGTGGCGGTAATAGGCTTGGCGGTTTTCCAGGATGTACCGGCTGAGATAGAGCACAGGAAGGGCGAGCAGGCCGTGTTGAACAAGGTAAAGGATGTTTAGAATTCGTCCCGTGCGGCCATTTCCATCGGTAAACGGATGAATCGCCTCGAACTGGTAGTGCATAACCGCCATCTTGATCAAGTGATCGGCGCCGCCCGGTTCATTCACGTATTGCTCCCAGTTTCGCAGCAACGCCTTTAGCCGTTCGGGATCGGAAGGGGGCGTGTATATTGCCTTCCGCGTTGATGGGTCGGCTATGATGGTGCCCGGCATCTTGCGGACCTGAATTTCCGCCCCGCGAAGTGTTTGACAGATCAGCGTGGCGGTTGCAACCGAGAGTGGGCGGGCGTTGAGCGCGGCAAATCCGCCCTTCAGGGCAACGCTGTAGCGATAGGCTTCCTTCGTCGCGGGAAGGGCGTCGGCGTGTTCGTCTGCTGCGAACTGGAAGAGGTCGTCCGATGTAGTGACGATGTTCTCAATTTCCGAACTGACCTTGGCTTCAAGCAGCGGAATCGACCCCACCAAGAGCAACGGGTTCGGAATGCTGGCGCTGACAGATTTAAGTTCGCTGAGGGCCCGCGCGGCAGCCGTCGTTTTTTTGAGAATGCTCTTTGTCTCAATATCCGCCGCAGGAGGCAGGAGAGGCAGGTTATCGAATGGTTTGTCCGGGTTGAATGTGGTCACGGTTTGCGCGTTACCAATGGCGATGTTTCGTTTCCCTTGTACACACAGTAACACGGTGTCCGAATATACACAATATTTTTGATATTTTAGGCATATCGCGTCGATATGCCCAAGAACTCGGTATATCTAACTGCGGTCTATAATTGATATATATTATTTTGTAGCAATATGTTACGCCTCCTTCATGAGAAAAAGACAAGACCGTGCGGATTCCTCCTGACTGCGGTACTGTGCACAGGTTGCCTAACCCCAGTTACATTGAAGCAAGTGCAGCCGGACGCGGTGTTCCGCAAGATGCAGAGCAATGCGATCACTGCGGACGCGATGAGTTCGCATACGGCGCAAGTGCTTCGCCTGTATAATCTTACCGAAGTGTTCAAGGCCAACCCGGACCAGACCATGCGTGATTTGCGGGAGCGGGCCTGTGAGGGGCCCGATCGATACCTGCTATTCAGCATGGCGGAATTAAGCTACCTGGTTGCGCGGGACCACGAGGCCAAGTCGCCCACCGAGGCGATTGGATACTTCATTTCCTCGGCGCGCTTCGCGTACGCGTTTCTGTTCGATTCCAATCTCGGGGAGCGTCCGAACATCTACGATCCCCGTTTTCGCCTGGGGTGCGAGTTGTACAACCACTCGCTCGCGCGCGCGCTCCGGCTGATGGAAGCGAACCCGCCTGCCGAAGAGGCTGACGGAGCGATCCTTGTTCAGACGTGGGACGGCGCATTACGGATGCGGGTGGCGATGCACGGGTTCCCGGAAGGCTACTCGGATTTCGCTGAGCTGATCCTCGCGGCGGATTACGAGGTTGAAGGCATCAACAACCAGTACCGCACCTACGGATTGGGCATTCCGCTGATTGCCGTTGCGCGTACGGATCCCGACGATCCGAACCAGCCGCCGCGCGCAAGTTATCCGGCGACGGCCGTACTGCGGTTCAACCGGCTCGCCTGCGTGGACTATGACCAAACCCTCGAAGCCTCGCTCGATCTGTTCGACCCGCTGCACATCGACGACGTCGAGATCGACGGGACACACGCGCGACTCGAATCCGATATGACGACGCCTCTGGGATACGTGCTTTCCGATCCCGACCTGCGGACCGATGCGTTTCTCGGGTTTCTGCGCGCGGAGCGTGCCGACGACCGCACCGGGTTGTACATGATCGATCCGTACGATTCCGACAAGATACCGGTGGTATTGGTGCATGGCTTGGTGTCGAGTCCGCTGACTTGGGCGGAGATGCTGAACGATCTGCGCGGCGACCCCGCGATCCGGGAAAAGTACCAGTTCTGGTTCTACCAGTATCCCACCGGGTACCCCTTCATCTACTCGGCGAGCCGGTTTCGCAAGGCGCTCGACGACGCGCGCGCGCAGTACGATCCGGCGGGGACCAGCGCGGCGTTCAACCAGATGGTGTTGATTGGTCACAGCATGGGCGGCCTGCTGTCGAAACTGATGGTGCAAGACAGCGGCGACGCCGTATGGAGCGCGTTCAGCAGGAAGCCGTTCGACGAACTCAGGATTTCCGAATCGGAGAAGTCGATGCTTGCCAACGTGTTCTTTTTCACGCCGCGGCCGTACGTGAAGCGCGTTGTGTTCATCGCGACGCCCCACGGCGGCAGCAACCTCAGCGACCTTGCGGTTGCATCGCTCATTTCGCGTCTTGTCGCGGTACCGAAATTCTTGATATCCACCACGTTCGACGTGATGACGCTCGATCTCGATACGCCGGGCGACAAAATTACCAAGCGCGACTTTACGAGCGTGAAGAACCTCTCGCCCCAAAACCGGTTCATCCGCGCGACACGGCAGATTTCGATCGATCCCGCGGTGTCGTACCATTCGATCATCGGCAACTTTCATGGCAAAGACATCGAGCACAGCAGCGACGGAGTTGTCCCATATTGGAGTTCGCACCTCGATGGCGCGGCCTCGGAGAAAGTGGTGGATTCGGGGCACTCGGCGCACTACCATCCGCTCGCCATATTGGAGGTGCGTCGGATACTCGAGGAGCACTTGGAGTCGACGCCGGTGTCCGAGTAACGGCCGGCCGGGATCATTGCTGACAACCGCGCGAAACGTGCGATCTCAACGCGGCATTTGCGGGCCATTCGTTGACACCATTCGGCGGGCTTGCTATCCTCGTCAACTAACATTTCAGCGGTGAATTGCGCGACCCCGCGCCCGACGAGGACCCCGATGTACGAAGCGTATTACGGACTGCGAGAGAAGCCGTTTAATCTCACGCCAGACCCGAAATACCTGTATCTGAGCGAGAAGCACAAGGAAGCGTTTGCGCACCTGCTTTTCGGAATCAAGAACCGCAGCGGGTTCGTCATGGTTACGGGCGAAATAGGGACGGGCAAGACGACGATCTGCCGCACGCTGCTCGGCCAACTTGACGAAAACACCGAAGTCGCGTTCATTTTCAATCCGTATCTTTCGCCGGAGGAGCTGCTGCGCAAGATTAACGAAGACTTCGGCATTGCCACGACGGCGAGCACCACGCGCGGATTGATCGACGAGTTGAACGAGTATCTGCTCGAGCGCAACGCGCGCGGGAAGAATTGCGTGCTGGTGATCGACGAGGCGCAAAACCTCGCGCCGCCCGTGCTCGAACAAATCCGCCTGCTCTCGAACCTCGAGACGGAAACGCAAAAACTGCTGCAAATCGTGCTGATTGGGCAGCCCGAGTTGATGCAGGTGCTCGGACTTCACGAGCTGCGGCAACTCAACCAGCGCATTACGGCGCGGTACCACCTGCACCCGCTCAGCGCGGACGAGACGAAACAGTACATCGCGTACAGGATGCGCGTGGCAGGCGCGCGTCGGCGGATCTATTTCACCGCTTCCGCCATCAAGCGAATCTTCAAGATATCGGGCGGCACGCCGCGCGTTATCAACGCGCTGTGCGACCGTTCGCTACTCATCGGTTACACGAAAGAAATCCGCGACATCGGCCCGGCCATCGCGCGGCAGGCGTGGAAGGAAGTCCGCGGCGAACAGCCCCGGCGCAGCATCTGGCCTCAGGTCCGCGCGTGGTTGCCGAACCCGGCCGTAATTACGGCGGGCATTGCGGTGCTGCTGTTGGCGGTCTTCCTGCGCGATCGCAGCGTGTTCGAGCCTGCACCGCCGCCGGCAGCGGCTGTACAGCCTACGGCCGCGGCGCAGACCAAGAATTCGAACATCGCGCGCGAGGTCGCGTTCGCGGCGCAGGTGCCTGTCGAGAAGGCCGTTCAGGCGGAGCCGCCTCCCGTGCCCCTGCCGACGGACACGACGTTCGCGGGGTTGGTCGATCGGCAGGACCCGACGGCAAGCCGTACCGCAGCGGTTCAAGCGATTCTGCGCGCGTGGAACCTAGCACTGTTGACGAACCTCCCCGCGAACGATTCGGTGGATGCGCTGACCGAATTTGCCGGCGCAAACCGGCTGACGACGGAAGTGATGAAACTTACGCTCGACCAGATCGAGGCGATTAACCTGCCGGCACTCATCAAGCTGCACGGGCGCAGCCGTTCGATCTGGGTCGCGGTGATCGGCGCGGAAGGGAACGATTTCAAGATCACGACGGCATCGAACGAGACCACGCTCGCGCCGCGAGACCTTATCAACGACTGCTACCTGAACGAAGCCATCATACTGTGGCGCGATCCGTATCCGGACACCGTCATTCTGAAAAACGGAATGAGTGGTGAAGACGTTCGCGTGCTGCAAGTGCAGTTGCGCACGCTGGGCCGGCTCGAACGCGCGCCGACCGGCACGTTCGACGAGGCGACCGCGGAAGCGATCCGGTCAATCCAGAAGGACGCGGGCCTG
This window harbors:
- a CDS encoding DUF2442 domain-containing protein, yielding MFPHVMDARHIRGYTVWVRFDDGSEGEIDLLDALDGTVFEPLRDVRFFRQFLIDGNTLAWPNGVDFAPEFLYERLKNRVHE
- a CDS encoding AAA family ATPase; this translates as MYEAYYGLREKPFNLTPDPKYLYLSEKHKEAFAHLLFGIKNRSGFVMVTGEIGTGKTTICRTLLGQLDENTEVAFIFNPYLSPEELLRKINEDFGIATTASTTRGLIDELNEYLLERNARGKNCVLVIDEAQNLAPPVLEQIRLLSNLETETQKLLQIVLIGQPELMQVLGLHELRQLNQRITARYHLHPLSADETKQYIAYRMRVAGARRRIYFTASAIKRIFKISGGTPRVINALCDRSLLIGYTKEIRDIGPAIARQAWKEVRGEQPRRSIWPQVRAWLPNPAVITAGIAVLLLAVFLRDRSVFEPAPPPAAAVQPTAAAQTKNSNIAREVAFAAQVPVEKAVQAEPPPVPLPTDTTFAGLVDRQDPTASRTAAVQAILRAWNLALLTNLPANDSVDALTEFAGANRLTTEVMKLTLDQIEAINLPALIKLHGRSRSIWVAVIGAEGNDFKITTASNETTLAPRDLINDCYLNEAIILWRDPYPDTVILKNGMSGEDVRVLQVQLRTLGRLERAPTGTFDEATAEAIRSIQKDAGLRVDGAAGRHTRMVLSSWLPGFNTPGLRGMPSVLLQDAARDEAQAVARPEADTEQKPAKAESKKPAEKKPEAKVAKVPGTSGPLDAAPKPQESPAGPPDVKAEELPKPSEQSPPPPAEAPVAPPAPAQPTAEPAPAESAPANQPSAPPVSTPPTDGQPPANNAAPAWPGGLPLVPAEPDAASP
- a CDS encoding Fic family protein — protein: MTTFNPDKPFDNLPLLPPAADIETKSILKKTTAAARALSELKSVSASIPNPLLLVGSIPLLEAKVSSEIENIVTTSDDLFQFAADEHADALPATKEAYRYSVALKGGFAALNARPLSVATATLICQTLRGAEIQVRKMPGTIIADPSTRKAIYTPPSDPERLKALLRNWEQYVNEPGGADHLIKMAVMHYQFEAIHPFTDGNGRTGRILNILYLVQHGLLALPVLYLSRYILENRQAYYRHIRAVTERGAWEPWILYMLDAIEVTATWTSRRILAVQELLDHTREHLKAILPGIYTHELLELMFSQPYIRIGNLIDSGIAARDTASSYLRKLAAAGVLAERKKGRTKLFQHTKLLNLLLAREHTFEKYSQHQSKQ
- a CDS encoding exo-alpha-sialidase, with the translated sequence MNILSYTVSAAIVVALAANLSAAAQDTPPLVADKEFVYVCRDAGAGAYEAFPDVCRLKDGRLMAIFYAGYGHVSLPNDALPKGGRASACYSSDEGRTWSAAETVVDTEDDDRDPSVVQLSDGRILCSFFSLRKKADGGYRGLGSYIVESADAGKTWSAPRLVSTYYCSAPIRELSNGNLILGLYLEDSGDAWGAVTISTDKGQTWSHPYDIPNGGLRLDAETDIIELKDGALYAAQRTEKESMRFSKSTDGGKTWSVSVPMGFPGHCPYLHRTPDGIVLIAHRIPNTSLHYSLDDCATWSQNVSVDSVGGAYPSMVTLNDGSILIVYYEEGEGSSIRARKFKASANGIEWLTW
- a CDS encoding alpha/beta fold hydrolase, encoding MQSNAITADAMSSHTAQVLRLYNLTEVFKANPDQTMRDLRERACEGPDRYLLFSMAELSYLVARDHEAKSPTEAIGYFISSARFAYAFLFDSNLGERPNIYDPRFRLGCELYNHSLARALRLMEANPPAEEADGAILVQTWDGALRMRVAMHGFPEGYSDFAELILAADYEVEGINNQYRTYGLGIPLIAVARTDPDDPNQPPRASYPATAVLRFNRLACVDYDQTLEASLDLFDPLHIDDVEIDGTHARLESDMTTPLGYVLSDPDLRTDAFLGFLRAERADDRTGLYMIDPYDSDKIPVVLVHGLVSSPLTWAEMLNDLRGDPAIREKYQFWFYQYPTGYPFIYSASRFRKALDDARAQYDPAGTSAAFNQMVLIGHSMGGLLSKLMVQDSGDAVWSAFSRKPFDELRISESEKSMLANVFFFTPRPYVKRVVFIATPHGGSNLSDLAVASLISRLVAVPKFLISTTFDVMTLDLDTPGDKITKRDFTSVKNLSPQNRFIRATRQISIDPAVSYHSIIGNFHGKDIEHSSDGVVPYWSSHLDGAASEKVVDSGHSAHYHPLAILEVRRILEEHLESTPVSE